The Aspergillus chevalieri M1 DNA, chromosome 5, nearly complete sequence genome includes a region encoding these proteins:
- a CDS encoding NAD(P)-dependent alcohol dehydrogenase (COG:Q;~EggNog:ENOG410PVPB;~InterPro:IPR013154,IPR013149,IPR002328,IPR036291, IPR011032,IPR020843;~PFAM:PF00107,PF08240;~go_function: GO:0008270 - zinc ion binding [Evidence IEA];~go_function: GO:0016491 - oxidoreductase activity [Evidence IEA];~go_process: GO:0055114 - oxidation-reduction process [Evidence IEA]), which translates to MSITFDVFRGSPEGRIVADKTSRTLGYNEVFIETTHSGLCGTDEHYLKSGQVLGHEGIGIIRALGPAVNTVKVGDRVGFGYTHSICNSCDNCATGWDQYCRNQKQYGFHDLDNGSFSYGAVWDVNCIFPIPEGYDSIHAAPLMCAGATVWTVLTEYGIKATDRVAIMGIGGLGHIAIKLAAAMGCHVVVLSSSESKRQEAMDFGASEFHVFRSGQGPPKDCKPLKHLLLCGSASIDYPSLAPLMDTHGSIYPLTVAFETSPIPLLQFAFKGVRVQGSLVAARHSIRTLLEFAARKDIRPTVMTFPMNVAGIEDAMQTLREGKMRYRGVLVKE; encoded by the exons ATGAGCATCACCTTTGACGTTTTCCGCGGTTCCCCCGAAGGCCGAATTGTGGCGGACAAGACCAGCCGCACTCTTGGATACAATGAGGTGTTCATTGAAACCACTCATTCCGGTCTCTGTGGTACAGACGAACACTATCTCAAGTCTGGACAGGTGCTGGGTCATGAGGGTATTGGCATCATCAGGGCTCTTGGTCCTGCTGTGAACACCGTCAAGGTGGGCGATCGTGTTGGATTTGGGTATACTCATAGTATCTGCAATTCATGCGATAACTGTGCTACTG GGTGGGACCAATACTGCCGCAACCAGAAACAATACGGCTTCCACGATCTCGACAACGGTTCCTTTAGCTACGGTGCCGTCTGGGACGTCAACTGCATCTTCCCTATTCCCGAGGGATATGACTCTATCCATGCAGCACCGCTTATGTGCGCCGGTGCCACAGTCTGGACTGTCCTAACTGAATATGGCATCAAAGCTACTGACCGAGTGGCTATCATGGGTATTGGCGGACTGGGCCATATCGCCATAAAACTGGCCGCAGCAATGGGGTGCCATGTCGTCGTCTTGTCCAGTTCTGAATCCAAGCGTCAAGAGGCTATGGACTTTGGGGCGTCGGAATTCCATGTTTTCCGCTCTGGCCAGGGACCTCCTAAAGATTGCAAGCCTTTGAAGCATCTTTTGCTGTGTGGAAGTGCCAGCATTGATTATCCTTC GCTCGCCCCTCTGATGGATACCCATGGCAGCATCTACCCTCTCACCGTTGCTTTCGAAACCTCCCCCATCCCTCTGTTGCAGTTTGCCTTCAAGGGTGTTCGCGTTCAAGGCTCTCTGGTCGCTGCCCGTCATAGCATCCGCACTTTGCTTGAGTTTGCTGCTCGAAAGGATATCCGCCCTACGGTTATGACCTTCCCAATGAATGTGGCTGGAATTGAAGATGCGATGCAGACTTTGAGAGAGGGGAAGATGAGATATCGTGGTGTTTTGGTTAAGGAGTAA
- a CDS encoding uncharacterized protein (COG:S;~EggNog:ENOG410PZ7E;~InterPro:IPR027796,IPR002893;~PFAM:PF14441,PF01753): MDGLHRMPIYRHEECIARVVWAAHILSYLTNNRNHAELHEAENNAERDSDTDEPSDCETDYETEKTVILSGPRYSVRRKFLDSIAQLLSPCKGWDGVTATAIREGEDGVEVDIARNDAFLSDEDRFDSEVVGYCKMLEKYLAGSAGGMNATATSPTEFELKLIDYTSRRIDYWIEDFRKTQKIDQNCPDWNSQRWLGQEAAVETWTTMTELILQFDADNGAVKSRPLIVQQAYRCLKFTQVRQLLSDTFGTQAGLKLWSRLNFIARPLVDCRLLGSIAAREPQFRNCQISLVPSKSKTTLDAKYVVGIFEAWERLGLGSTPEPVVGILGPFSQRFEEACVESFSLHAEMQLVLHYDEGCAPQPTLDYFGCSKRTCLLCETFLGALPSPISTRGRHGVCYPAWAVPASNSATMEVAIERLEKSLVARIRGLLNDLMHPGQKSLAANVMQSGMVSDFSHFTLEEWRQREQDVRLFKNKQTTQRKDLLITEGVTPTAKSRYRPLENFEPEDCCVMCNTSPGLQCAQCRSTYYCSRDCQKSDLPSHRLLCKQFATQPDRPSLEHKRAIFFPVERDKPCLIWIPCRRQYDEEDGISWTQIDPYPYLGTDEPFKRIMRVEHNPVRCRNLGSGFAGFAPYKEGYCVSLIHREAYLKDGSITNRSILASVGASGASTTLHEYRGPMIALQGIHHEDYADITLADFRHLMDYLVSYRNRHIRESVPDLHHRAPTTVRGVKICCHGEVKFHGSEPFVSVDVTRANQISLGSGSISPISVCLGMPIRLWKDPDAEFRHDPPGWEGGMTADSNPNVAFLMMETDFSKDKWGWAPMYWNSEIGNVWAVRKDGRDLSVEDVAMMCHFARRKLQRMFEDVMEAGSSLVSRQGVLDFITWDNMVTYWDETGGH, from the exons ATGGATGGGCTGCATAGAATGCCAATTTACCGGCACGAAGAATGCATTGCACGCGTCGTTTGGGCAGCTCATATCCTCTCCTATCTCACAAACAACCGAAACCATGCGGAGCTACACGAAGCCGAGAACAATGCGGAACGCGACAGTGATACAGATGAGCCAAGCGATTGCGAGACGGACTATGAGACAGAGAAGACGGTGATTCTATCAGGTCCTCGATATTCCGTTCGCCGGAAATTCCTGGACTCTATTGCACAGCTGCTTTCGCCATGCAAGGGATGGGATGGGGTTACTGCGACGGCGATACGTGAAGGGGAAGATGGAGTTGAGGTGGATATTGCAAGGAACGATGCCTTTCTTTCTGATGAAGATCGCTTTGATAGTGAGGTTGTGGGTTATTGCAAGATGTTGGAGAAATATCTGGCTGGTAGTGCTGGAG GAATGAACGCAACTGCAACTTCTCCAACCGAATTCGAGCTCAAGTTGATAGACTACACGTCCCGTCGGATCGATTATTGGATTGAAGATTTCCGGAAAACCCAAAAAATTGACCAGAATTGTCCTGACTGGAACTCTCAACGATGGCTTGGGCAGGAGGCTGCAGTTGAAACTTGGACGACCATGACGGAGCTTATACTACAATTTGATGCCGATAATGGAGCCGTCAAATCCAGACCTTTAATAGTCCAACAAGCTTACAGATGTCTCAAATTTACACAAGTCCGACAGTTGCTCTCGGACACCTTTGGAACGCAGGCTGGCTTGAAGCTGTGGAGCAGGTTGAACTTTATCGCCAGGCCGCTGGTCGACTGCCGATTATTGGGATCAATAGCTGCCCGAGAGCCGCAGTTCCGAAATTGTCAGATCTCACTGGTTCCGTCCAAATCGAAGACAACTCTGGATGCGAAATACGTGGTTGGGATATTCGAGGCATGGGAACGATTAGGGCTGGGTTCTACACCTGAACCAGTGGTCGGGATACTTGGTCCCTTTAGCCAGAGGTTTGAAGAGGCCTGTGTAGAGTCATTTTCTCTGCATGCTGAGATGCAGCTAGTGTTGCATTACGACGAAGGATGTGCACCCCAACCTACCCTAGACTACTTTGGATGCAGTAAAAGAACTTGCTTGCTCTGTGAAACCTTTCTTGGCGCGTTGCCGAGTCCCATTTCCACACGTGGGAGGCATGGTGTTTGCTATCCTGCCTGGGCTGTGCCAGCCTCGAATTCGGCTACTATGGAGGTCGCCATCGAACGGTTAGAGAAGAGCCTCGTAGCTCGCATTCGAGGTCTTCTCAACGATTTGATGCACCCCGGGCAGAAGAGCCTTGCTGCGAATGTCATGCAATCCGGCATGGTGTCGGATTTTTCGCACTTTACTCTGGAGGAATGGCGGCAGAGAGAGCAGGACGTGCGGCTGTTTAAGAATAAACAGACGACGCAGCGTAAGGACCTGCTGATTAC TGAAGGCGTTACCCCAACTGCAAAATCGAGATATCGCCCGCTCGAGAACTTCGAACCTGAAGACTGCTGTGTGATGTGTAATACGAGCCCAGGACTACAATGTGCACAGTGTCGAAGCACATACTATTGCTCCAGAGACTGCCAGAAGAGTGACCTCCCTTCACATAGGCTTCTCTGCAAACAGTTCGCTACCCAGCCTGATAGACCCTCTCTGGAACACAAACGGGCCATATTTTTCCCAGTTGAGAGGGACAAGCCATGCTTGATATGGATCCCATGTAGACGCCAATacgacgaggaggacggCATCAGCTGGACACAGATTGACCCTTATCCCTACCTCGGAACCGATGAACCGTTCAAAAGGATAATGCGCGTTGAACATAACCCAGTACGATGTCGAAACCTGGGTTCTGGCTTTGCAGGCTTTGCCCCGTACAAGGAGGGATACTGTGTCTCCTTGATACATCGCGAGGCCTATTTAAAGGACGGGTCAATCACGAATAGAAGTATATTAGCTTCTGTGGGAGCATCCGGCGCGTCCACCACCCTGCATGAATATCGCGGCCCGATGATTGCCCTGCAAGGGATTCACCACGAAGACTATGCCGATATAACACTCGCCGACTTTCGACATCTAATGGATTACCTAGTAAGCTACCGAAACAGGCATATCAGGGAAAGCGTCCCAGATCTGCATCACCGCGCCCCAACAACCGTCCGCGGCGTGAAGATTTGCTGTCACGGTGAAGTAAAGTTTCATGGGTCAGAGCCCTTTGTTTCCGTCGACGTCACCCGAGCAAACCAGATCTCACTGGGCAGCGGATCCATCTCACCGATATCTGTCTGCCTTGGTATGCCTATACGGTTGTGGAAGGACCCGGACGCTGAGTTCCGCCATGACCCGCCAGGATGGGAGGGGGGCATGACGGCAGACAGTAATCCTAATGTTGCGTTCTTGATGATGGAGACTGATTTTTCCAAAGACAAGTGGGGCTGGGCGCCTATGTACTGGAATAGCGAGATTGGGAATGTCTGGGCTGTTCGTAAAGACGGGCGGGATCTGTCTGTGGAGGATGTAGCGATGATGTGCCATTTTGCGAGGCGCAAACTACAGCGCATGTTTGAAGACGTGATGGAAGCGGGCTCGAGCTTGGTGAGTAGGCAGGGGGTTTTGGATTTCATTACTTGGGATAATATGGTCACTTATTGGGACGAGACTGGTGGGCATTAG
- a CDS encoding uncharacterized protein (COG:B;~EggNog:ENOG410PKR5) produces MAGEELTITYIGGTNRTRSQRQAELDKWGFRCTCPACDDTLQGRERERKRAELFALDQKLAMNMRVGGGMNKSYRKGLQIAQKMAAIQKSEGLLNGELGAS; encoded by the coding sequence ATGGCAGGCGAGGAGCTTACCATCACATATATCGGTGGTACCAATCGTACTAGGAGCCAGCGCCAGGCTGAGCTCGACAAATGGGGATTTCGGTGCACCTGCCCGGCATGCGATGATACTTTGCAAGGCAGAGAGAGAGAACGAAAACGGGCTGAATTGTTTGCTCTCGATCAAAAACTCGCTATGAACATGCGTGTTGGCGGTGGTATGAACAAGTCGTACAGAAAGGGGCTGCAGATAGCGCAGAAAATGGCAGCCATACAAAAGTCTGAGGGCTTGCTGAATGGAGAATTGGGAGCCTCGTAA
- a CDS encoding uncharacterized protein (COG:B;~EggNog:ENOG410PKR5): MDMDHDAHLIEVKDSAPKGLGVFAKANIPCGSCVIAEPALLKVKGGNAKDIVRAFESLPSSQQSLYLDLHGHACEPFKRAAEREMEQNWQQIPELHRRVLAIYAANAFGNVFLL, encoded by the exons ATGGATATGGACCATG ATGCACACCTCATCGAAGTCAAAGACTCAGCGCCAAAAGGCTTAGGTGTGTTTGCGAAAGCCAACATACCTTGCGGCTCCTGTGTCATTGCAGAACCCGCTCTTCTTAAAGTCAAGGGCGGAAACGCGAAAGATATCGTGCGAGCATTCGAAAGTCTCCCATCATCACAGCAAAGTCTATACCTAGACCTCCATGGACATGCCTGCGAGCCGTTCAAGCGTGCTGCTGAACGTGAGATGGAACAGAATTGGCAGCAAATCCCAGAGTTGCATCGCAGAGTGCTCGCCATCTATGCAGCAAACGCATTTGGTAACGTCTTCTTGCTTTGA
- a CDS encoding uncharacterized protein (COG:S;~EggNog:ENOG410QDZF;~InterPro:IPR012337,IPR036397,IPR013103,IPR001878, IPR001584,IPR018247,IPR036875,IPR043502;~PFAM:PF00665,PF07727,PF00098;~go_function: GO:0003676 - nucleic acid binding [Evidence IEA];~go_function: GO:0008270 - zinc ion binding [Evidence IEA];~go_process: GO:0015074 - DNA integration [Evidence IEA]) yields MAGRPENPTLTPSQVNDEDVRKSVPIRKKPTQEKGIKIYPFTIDKLCEENARYWFHVMENQLKAQFSWEAIEYYHEVGRKEFSTILREDVEWFKINLKADMIIEQGLQPVTILDIKDLDNAGLKWDRLKEIFLKSSNAKKAMKLMKMANWTWDSTRMNEKEAYREIKQLGKEFVDMNGGNKITIEELVVLWYLRGLGDKYATLRDTVMSSNVTLDEDYILNRIDDMMHMKSGSTEKGSRVSNHGNKKKKGSKCYVCGRAGHFARECQSKHEDSESDIEWDQQKPKGRREGRQEHRRGGRQESRREGRQGKSSKQKGRLAGEQDDDSSQEELCEFSSYAAERSELGRFTSEKGSQANGSCPSVWCFDSGATSMSTGNRDIFEKLDMKSRGTLTIASGVQMPILGRGTVKFNLPNGSATVRLSNVIYVPGLTENLLSLEALHVAGFESRGSIRGYTLLKDGKIVARGRRIGKSTYLDTVSYTNALYVKPEQARKCVELNAKPDERTILQLLSRRAVRADDETEQRREIIHQRLGHPGRKRFNWCVETMDMDELKVRKRDKLLDDDCEICVKAKQVKSQSHLPVPRARRPLQRVYMDYWGPYVGGVGEERYYLSLIDDCTRYSWVFIKKDRTSSSVQNTLELWLRQAERETGKMLLVIRTDNAKEFLALEPWAQLKGIQLEFTEPYTPPQNGVAERFNRFILEVTRALLFNSGISKRYWKYAVVTANYLRNRTTGAKGSGGKTPYELWHGYEPDLTHLRIWGCRVLYHQRSNDKLESRVMEGTFLLYGKSDKQYAVLPKGADEIRLVTNPKFREREPGYLTMDKDSSAFEAPMMEPATNVNDAPRPTPMAIDVESQQRDAAPLGGKEASDQQGVANGQSRETNESTPEVDGSPLKSASKVDNAGNEADTQWEEQHEVDAPLGEGHQKKVLLEGEKRQENLPQSDTGAIDEHQVERRHSGRTRQPSSTLMESRQTEKIYGRKRKAEGEDTGNSDRPAQRLRAHLARLAVATELLIGDREYEATEGARAAREKAGIRIPKSYNEAVNDPIYGSKWKEAIHKELSTLIGFGTWELKPRKEAEGTISSTRWVFDVKLGLDGRIDRFKARLVVRGNEQSDDDFDETFAPVFRLDSLRILVAIAALFGLEAHVLDAINAFAGSDLDKPNCMEIPEGLQDFDPEATRGLVLELKKSLYGLRQSANLWHRKISNFLKNIGFKSITADPSIFLNSRGLIIAVYVDDIVIFGKDVRDINTVKQKLKEFHPMTDSGLVRKLLGIRFTWGRDRSIRLDQEPYAQQILEEFGMADCKPASTPIGPSVKLETPDSSLLGRTEHKLFRRLIGRLIFLVIATRPDIAFAVNQLSQYLAEPREVHLAAAKHVLRYVKSTIGYGLTFGAKGSQGLYAYADSAYANSAKNRSTTGFVFSINGTPISWISRKQSVTAQSSTEAEYMAVSEAAKQAIWIRHFLYAIGKGSIFCNVPTTIYEDNQGAIKIADNPVDHPKTKHIAVRYHAIRDHIGNGEIQLAYLPTDKMIADGLTKAANHVSQGRLVEDLGLA; encoded by the coding sequence ATGGCTGGAAGACCTGAGAACCCGACATTGACGCCGTCGCAAGTGaacgatgaggatgttagGAAGTCTGTACCAATCCGGAAGAAACCAACACAGGAGAAAGGGATCAAGATATATCCTTTTACAATCGACAAGCTGTGCGAGGAAAACGCAAGGTACTGGTTTCATGTGATGGAGAACCAGTTGAAAGCCCAGTTCTCTTGGGAGGCGATTGAGTACTACCATGAGGTAGGAAGGAAGGAATTCAGCACTATTCTgagggaggatgttgagtggTTCAAAATCAACCTGAAGGCAGACATGATTATTGAGCAAGGCCTTCAACCAGTGACCATACTCGATATCAAGGACCTAGACAATGCTGGATTGAAATGGGATCGCCTTAAGGAGATCTTCTTGaagtcatccaatgccaaaaaggccatgaaattgatgaagatggccaattggaCATGGGATTCCACAAGGATGAACGAGAAGGAAGCATACCGAGAAATAAAACAACTGGGAAAGGAATTTGTTGACATGAACGGTGGTAATAAGATCACCATTGAGGAGCTGGTCGTGCTTTGGTATCTCCGTGGCTTGGGAGATAAATATGCGACTTTGAGAGATACTGTGATGAGCTCGAATGTGACACTAGATGAAGATTATATCCTCAATCGAATTGATGATATGATGCACATGAAGAGTGGGTCAACTGAGAAGGGATCACGGGTCTCCAATCAtggcaacaagaagaaaaaggggtCCAAATGCTATGTGTGCGGCCGGGCCGGACATTTCGCGAGGGAATGTCAGAGCAAGCATGAGGACAGTGAAAGTGATATAGAATGGGATCAACAAAAGCCCAAAGGTCGACGAGAAGGTCGGCAAGAACATCGGCGAGGAGGTCGACAAGAAAGTCGGCGAGAAGGTCGACAAGGCAAATCATCAAAGCAGAAGGGTCGACTTGCTGGAGAGCAAGACGATGATTCTTCCCAAGAGGAATTGTGCGAGTTCAGTTCATATGCAGCTGAGAGGTCAGAACTGGGTCGTTTCACGAGTGAAAAGGGAAGCCAGGCAAATGGCAGCTGTCCATCAGTATGGTGTTTTGACAGTGGAGCAACAAGCATGTCAACAGGCAATAGGGACATTTTTGAGAAATTGGACATGAAAAGCCGAGGAACACTGACTATTGCAAGTGGAGTTCAAATGCCAATTTTGGGCAGGGGAACAGTCAAATTTAACCTGCCAAATGGCTCTGCAACTGTCCGATTAAGCAATGTCATATATGTACCTGGGTTGACAGAGAATCTTCTATCTTTGGAAGCTCTCCATGTTGCTGGATTTGAATCAAGGGGTTCAATTCGAGGATACACACTActgaaggatgggaagatAGTTGCTAGAGGACGGCGAATTGGAAAATCGACCTACCTAGATACGGTATCATACACGAATGCTCTGTATGTGAAGCCAGAGCAAGCAAGGAAGTGTGTGGAATTAAATGCAAAGCCTGATGAGAGGACAATATTGCAGCTGCTTAGCAGGCGAGCTGTTAGGGCTGATGATGAAACTGAACAACGCCGTGAGATCATCCATCAACGATTGGGACATCCTGGAAGGAAGCGCTTTAATTGGTGTGTTGAAaccatggatatggatgaatTGAAAGTGCGCAAACGAGATAAACTGCTGGATGATGATTGCGAGATATGTGTCAAGGCGAAGCAGGTGAAGAGTCAGAGTCATCTCCCAGTCCCTAGAGCAAGGAGACCGCTCCAACGAGTGTATATGGATTATTGGGGTCCATATGTTGGAGGCGtaggagaagagagatacTACCTGTCGCTGATTGACGATTGCACGAGGTATTCATGGGTCTTTATCAAGAAGGACCGGACGTCTAGCTCAGTACAGAATACACTGGAGCTATGGCTGCGCCAGGCTGAGCGAGAGACTGGCAAAATGTTATTGGTCATAAGGACTGACAATGCAAAGGAGTTCCTAGCCCTGGAACCATGGGCCCAGTTGAAGGGCATCCAATTGGAGTTCACTGAGCCTTATACCCCTCCGCAAAATGGAGTTGCGGAGCGATTCAATCGGTTTATCCTTGAAGTCACCAGGGCATTGCTGTTCAATTCTGGAATCAGCAAGAGGTACTGGAAGTACGCGGTAGTTACAGCCAATTACCTGCGGAATCGGACAACAGGAGCTAAGGGTAGTGGTGGTAAGacgccatatgagctatggcatgggTATGAGCCAGACCTAACCCATCTGCGAATTTGGGGATGCCGGGTACTCTATCACCAGAGATCGAATGATAAGCTTGAGAGCAGGGTGATGGAAGGAACTTTCCTTCTGTATGGGAAGAGCGACAAACAATATGCTGTATTGCCAAAGGGCGCTGATGAAATTCGATTGGTCACCAATCCAAAATTCCGGGAACGGGAACCTGGATATTTGACAATGGATAAGGATTCTAGTGCATTTGAGGCACCAATGATGGAACCAGCAACCAATGTGAATGATGCGCCAAGGCCAACACCAATGGCTATTGATGTGGAAAGTCAGCAGAGAGATGCTGCACCATTGGGTGGAAAGGAGGCAAGTGATCAGCAAGGTGTCGCAAATGGTCAGTCAAGGGAGACCAATGAATCcacaccggaggtggatGGATCACCGCTGAAATCTGCAAGCAAGGTAGATAATGCGGGTAATGAAGCTGATACTCAGTGGGAAGAACAACATGAGGTTGATGCCCCGCTGGGAGAAGGACATCAGAAGAAAGTTTTACttgaaggggagaaaagacaagaaaatctCCCACAGAGTGACACTGGTGCAATTGATGAGCATCAGGTAGAGAGACGACATTCAGGTCGTACACGCCAGCCATCAAGTACATTGATGGAGAGTCGCCAAACTGAGAAGATTTATGGTCGCAagcgcaaagctgaaggggaggacactgggaatagtgatcgtccagctcagcgcTTGCGAGCACATTTGGCGAGACTTGCAGTAGCTACTGAGCTACTGATTGGAGATCGAGAATATGAGGCTACAGAAGGAGCACGTGCTGCACGTGAGAAAGCTGGAATCCGCATACCGAAATCATACAATGAAGCCGTTAACGATCCGATATATGGCTCAAAGTGGAAAGAAGCTATCCACAAAGAGCTAAGCACCCTAATAGGCTTTGGCACATGGGAATTGAAGCCCCGAAAAGAAGCCGAAGGAACGATCTCATCAACCAGATGGGTGTTTGATGTGAAGCTAGGCCTCGATGGTCGAATTGATCGCTTCAAGGCCAGACTGGTTGTCAGAGGCAATGAGCAATCGGATGATGATTTCGATGAAACGTTCGCACCAGTATTTCGGCTAGATAGTCTGCGGATTCTGGTGGCTATAGCAGCCCTGTTCGGCTTGGAAGCACATGTGCTCGATGCTATAAATGCATTCGCCGGTTCCGATCTCGATAAGCCTAATTGCATGGAAATTCCAGAGGGACTGCAAGACTTTGATCCAGAGGCTACTAGAGGTTTGGTTTTGGAGTTGAAGAAATCACTCTATGGCCTCCGTCAGTCTGCTAATCTATGGCATCGAAAGATTAGCAATTTCCTGAAGAATATAGGCTTTAAATCCATCACTGCAGACCCTAGTATTTTTCTCAACAGCAGGGGTCTGATTATCGCTGTGTATGTAGATGACATAGTGATATTTGGCAAGGATGTCAGGGACATCAACAcagtgaagcagaagctcaaggagttcCATCCGATGACTGATTCAGGGTTAGTTAGGAAACTATTGGGCATTCGCTTCACATGGGGAAGAGACAGGTCTATACGGCTGGACCAGGAGCCCTATGCACAGCAAAttcttgaggagtttggcatggctgattgcAAGCCAGCAAGCACACCCATTGGCCCAAGCGTTAAATTGGAAACACCAGATAGCTCACTGCTTGGACGAACTGAGCATAAGCTATTTCGGAGATTAATTGGgcggttgattttcttggtgatagCCACACGGCCTGACATTGCTTTTGCGGTCAATCAACTGTCTCAATATCTCGCGGAGCCAAGGGAGGTTCATTTGGCAGCAGCAAAGCATGTGCTTCGATATGTTAAAAGCACTATAGGCTATGGCCTAACGTTTGGTGCAAAGGGGAGCCAAGGgttatatgcatatgctgattcTGCGTATGCcaattcagcaaagaatCGGTCAACTACTGGTTTCGTTTTCTCCATTAATGGGACGCCAATCAGCTGGATAAGCAGAAAACAATCAGTCACTGCACAGAGCTCAACAGAagctgaatatatggccgTGTCGGAAGCAGCCAAGCAAGCAATTTGGATTAGACATTTCCTATATGCCATAGGGAAAGGGTCTATATTTTGCAACGTTCCGACCACCATTTATGAGGATAATCAGGGCGCCATAAAGATCGCTGACAACCCGGTTGACCACCCGAAGACGAAGCATATAGCCGTACGATATCATGCCATTAGGGACCATATAGGCAATGGAGAGATCCAGCTTGCATATCTCCCTaccgacaagatgattgccgaTGGCTTGACGAAGGCTGCCAACCACGTGAGTCAAGGGCGGTTGGTTGAGGACCTGGGCCTTGCTTAA
- a CDS encoding uncharacterized protein (COG:S;~EggNog:ENOG410PZ3X;~InterPro:IPR032567,IPR001878,IPR036875;~go_function: GO:0003676 - nucleic acid binding [Evidence IEA];~go_function: GO:0008270 - zinc ion binding [Evidence IEA]) — translation MVTYTPDDVESDTMNSPNMEDDLAAMVESMRTRMAEMERELQNVRPAQRTSPPRSEPTPSTTDSLRRPRPKIGDTEPYDNSDRSLYPQFISKLRAKLNIDKDAIGSAYDRIWYAFSRLTGSAAAQVLPWMDHYAGDMDTVTEQTLKDFLNHLDFNFKDRNLRERAVRALGNLKQANKPFATLLNEFNRLLMEAGGHDWDNEVKRSYLDNALNHEMNDRLVTVEKKENFSEYVVQLQLIADRMEKNASRSRTLQHNNANRRANNPNPSSFSTNPAPPVTTPQGDQMDWTPTISRHRPRQTAKWVPSEEINARKEQNLCIRCGASGHFISKCPYNAPQRTHVSKTQVAPKLENDEDERSPRETQLGKE, via the coding sequence ATGGTAACTTACACGCCTGACGACGTTGAAAGCGACACTATGAACAGTCCCAACATGGAAGATGATCTTGCAGCGATGGTTGAGTCCATGAGGACTCGAATGGCCGAAATGGAACGGGAGCTACAGAATGTTCGACCAGCTCAGCGGACCTCACCACCCCGAAGCGAACCAACACCTTCAACAACTGACTCCCTTAGGCGTCCTAGGCCTAAGATTGGAGACACTGAACCATACGACAACTCTGACCGAAGCCTCTACCCACAGTTCATCAGTAAATTGCGTGCGAAACTAAACATCGACAAGGATGCAATCGGCAGTGCTTATGATCGCATCTGGTATGCTTTCAGTCGACTAACCGGCTCTGCTGCAGCCCAGGTCCTCCCCTGGATGGACCACTACGCTGGAGATATGGATACTGTCACAGAACAGACCTTAAAAGACTTTCTGAATCACCTTGACTTCAATTTTAAGGACCGTAACCTCCGTGAACGAGCCGTCCGTGCCCTAGGGAACCTAAAGCAAGCCAACAAGCCTTTCGCCACCTTACTCAATGAATTCAACCGACTGctcatggaagctggagGTCACGATTGGGATAATGAGGTCAAGCGGTCTTACCTTGACAATGCATTGAATCATGAAATGAACGACCGATTGGTCACcgttgaaaagaaggaaaacttTTCAGAATATGTTGTTCAACTCCAGCTCATTGCGGACCGCATGGAGAAGAATGCCAGCCGATCACGGACCCTACAGCATAACAATGCTAATCGTCGGGCCAATAATCCCAACCCATCAAGCTTCAGCACCAACCCGGCACCACCAGTGACCACCCCACAAGGCGACCAAATGGACTGGACACCCACTATCTCCCGCCACCGTCCGCGACAGACTGCCAAATGGGTCCCCAGTGAGGaaataaatgcaaggaaggAGCAGAACCTCTGTATTCGCTGTGGGGCATCAGGCCATTTCATAAGCAAATGCCCGTACAATGCACCCCAACGCACACACGTTTCAAAGACCCAGGTTGCTCCAAAGTTggagaatgatgaagatgagaggaGCCCCAGAGAAACACAgttgggaaaagaatag